The following coding sequences lie in one Bacteroides helcogenes P 36-108 genomic window:
- the htpG gene encoding molecular chaperone HtpG yields MQKGNIGVTTENIFPVIKKFLYSDHEIFLRELVSNAVDATQKLKTLASIGEFKGELGDLTVHVSLGKDTITVSDRGIGLTAEEIDKYINQIAFSGANDFLEKYKNDANAIIGHFGLGFYSAFMVAKKVEIITKSCKEDSQAVKWTCDGSPEFTIEDADKTDRGTEIILYIDDDCKEFLEEVRISSLLKKYCSFLPIPVAFGKKKEWKDGKQVETSEDNIINDANPLWTLKPSDLKDEDYKKFYRDLYPMSDEPLFWIHLNVDYPFHLTGILYFPKVKSNIELNKNKIQLYCNQVYVTDSVEGIVPDFLTLLHGVLDSPDIPLNVSRSYLQSDANVKKISTYITKKVSDRLQSIFKSDRKQFEEKWNDLKIFINYGMLTQEDFYDRAKEFALFTDTDTNHYIFEEYKALIKDNQTDKDGNLVYLYANNKDEQYSYIEAAKNKGYNVLLMDGQLDIAVVSMLEQKFEKVRFTRVDSDVIDNLIIREDKKSEALEAGKQEALSVVFKSQMPKMEKAEFTIATQALGENASPVMITQSEYMRRMKEMANIQAGMSFYGEMPDMYNLVLNSDHKLIKEVLAEEERECASAVIPIQKEMDEVNKRREDLRKQQEGKKGEDIPTSEKDEAEDLDKKWNELKAQKEGVFAGYAAKNKVVRQLIDLALLQNGMLKGESLNNFVKRSIDLIK; encoded by the coding sequence ATGCAAAAAGGAAATATTGGGGTAACTACAGAGAATATTTTCCCCGTAATCAAGAAGTTCTTATACAGCGATCATGAAATTTTTCTTCGCGAATTGGTTTCTAATGCCGTTGATGCTACACAAAAGCTGAAGACACTGGCTTCTATCGGTGAATTCAAAGGTGAGTTGGGTGATTTGACCGTGCATGTTTCCTTAGGAAAGGATACTATTACCGTTTCTGATCGTGGTATCGGCCTGACAGCAGAAGAAATTGATAAATATATCAACCAGATTGCCTTTTCGGGCGCAAATGATTTCCTTGAAAAATACAAGAATGATGCTAATGCTATCATTGGTCATTTCGGGCTGGGCTTTTATTCCGCTTTCATGGTAGCAAAAAAAGTGGAAATCATCACTAAATCTTGCAAGGAAGACTCGCAAGCGGTAAAATGGACTTGTGATGGCAGTCCTGAATTTACTATTGAAGATGCAGATAAAACAGACCGTGGTACTGAGATCATTCTTTATATTGATGATGATTGCAAGGAATTTCTTGAAGAAGTTCGTATTTCCTCATTGCTGAAAAAGTATTGCAGCTTCCTCCCTATTCCAGTAGCATTTGGTAAAAAGAAAGAATGGAAAGACGGTAAGCAGGTTGAAACATCAGAAGATAATATTATTAATGATGCTAATCCGCTGTGGACTTTGAAACCCAGTGACTTGAAGGATGAAGATTATAAGAAATTCTACCGGGATTTGTATCCAATGTCTGATGAACCATTGTTTTGGATTCATTTGAATGTAGATTATCCTTTTCATCTTACAGGTATTCTTTATTTCCCTAAAGTAAAGAGTAATATTGAATTGAACAAGAATAAGATACAACTCTATTGTAACCAAGTATATGTGACGGACTCTGTAGAGGGTATTGTTCCTGATTTTTTGACTCTGTTGCATGGTGTACTTGATTCTCCTGATATTCCTTTGAATGTGTCTCGTTCTTATCTGCAAAGCGATGCAAATGTCAAGAAGATATCTACATATATAACGAAAAAAGTATCAGACCGCTTACAGTCCATTTTCAAAAGTGACCGTAAGCAATTTGAAGAAAAGTGGAATGATTTGAAAATCTTTATCAATTACGGAATGCTCACACAAGAAGATTTCTATGATAGAGCAAAAGAGTTCGCCCTTTTCACTGATACGGATACCAATCATTATATTTTTGAAGAGTATAAAGCGTTGATTAAAGATAATCAGACAGATAAAGATGGTAATCTCGTTTATTTGTATGCCAATAATAAGGACGAACAATACAGTTATATTGAAGCTGCCAAGAATAAAGGCTATAATGTATTGCTGATGGACGGCCAGCTTGATATTGCAGTGGTGAGCATGTTGGAACAGAAATTTGAAAAAGTTCGTTTCACACGTGTTGACAGTGATGTGATTGACAATTTGATTATTAGAGAAGATAAGAAAAGTGAGGCTTTGGAAGCAGGTAAGCAAGAAGCGCTTTCCGTTGTTTTTAAGAGTCAGATGCCAAAGATGGAAAAAGCGGAATTTACTATTGCGACACAAGCTTTGGGAGAGAATGCTTCTCCGGTTATGATTACTCAAAGTGAATATATGCGTCGCATGAAAGAAATGGCTAATATACAGGCCGGTATGAGCTTTTATGGTGAAATGCCGGATATGTACAATCTGGTATTGAATTCTGACCACAAACTGATAAAAGAAGTTTTGGCTGAAGAAGAACGGGAATGTGCATCTGCTGTTATCCCTATTCAAAAGGAGATGGATGAAGTCAACAAACGTCGCGAAGATTTGCGCAAGCAACAGGAAGGCAAGAAAGGTGAAGATATTCCTACGTCCGAAAAAGACGAGGCTGAAGATCTGGATAAGAAATGGAATGAGTTGAAAGCTCAGAAAGAAGGTGTTTTTGCAGGTTATGCCGCTAAAAATAAGGTGGTTCGTCAGTTGATTGATTTAGCGTTACTTCAAAATGGGATGTTGAAGGGTGAAAGCTTGAATAACTTTGTCAAAAGAAGCATTGATCTTATTAAATAA
- a CDS encoding patatin-like phospholipase family protein: MKRFLLFLSSLLCLLPILQAQKVGLVLSGGGAKGMTHIGIIRALEENNIPIDYIAGTSMGAIIGSLYAMGYSPDDMEALLRSPDFKRWYSGKVESKYEYYFKKNRPTPEFFNIRFAFKDSLHAKPQIIPTSMVNPIQMNLVFVELFARATAACGGSFNKLFIPFRCIASDVYNKKPLILRKGDLGDAVRASMSFPFVFKPIEINNVLAYDGGIYNNFPTDVMREDFHPDIIIGSVVAANPSKPKENDLMSQIENMVMQKTDYSIPDSLGIVMTFKYDDINLLDFDRLQELHDIGYNRTINMMDSIKKRIHRRVNADNVRLRRLVYRSNLPQLRFRDIYIEGANTQQQAYIKKEFHDEAHEVFTYEDLKRGYFRLLADNMISEIIPHAVYDRESDLYELHLKVKMEDNFSVRLGGSVSTTSSNQIYLGLGYQNLNYYSKEITFDGQLGKIYNNAQLMARFDLPTHIPTSYRFIASISTFDYYKKDKLFSKNDSPSFNSKDERFVKFMVALPFLANKRAEFGLGYGKLEDNYFQSNIIDFDKDRSDKSSYKLWGGSIGFYGSTLNTRQYATKGYLEKLTAQIFTGKERFIPGNPSSIEQNVIKERQSWLQISYMKEAYHSMNPKFTLGWMAEALYSSKNFSENYTATMMQAGEFAPTPHSQLMYNEAFRANQYMAAGIKPVYILNDMFQFRSEFYGFVPIFPIEKNTLNKAFYGKAFSRFEYMGELSVICHLPFGAISAYVNHYSSPKKEWNVGLTIGWQLFNYRFVE, encoded by the coding sequence ATGAAAAGATTTCTTTTATTTTTGTCATCTCTGCTATGTCTTTTGCCAATATTGCAGGCTCAAAAAGTGGGACTTGTCCTAAGCGGCGGCGGGGCAAAAGGCATGACACATATCGGCATAATCCGGGCTTTGGAGGAAAATAATATTCCTATTGATTATATTGCCGGAACATCTATGGGAGCTATAATCGGCTCCTTGTATGCTATGGGATATTCACCTGACGATATGGAAGCCTTATTGCGTTCACCGGACTTTAAACGCTGGTATTCTGGGAAAGTGGAGTCGAAATATGAATACTATTTTAAAAAGAATCGTCCAACTCCTGAATTTTTCAATATTCGTTTTGCTTTTAAAGATTCACTGCATGCTAAACCACAAATAATTCCTACGAGTATGGTTAATCCTATACAGATGAATTTAGTATTTGTGGAACTGTTTGCACGTGCGACGGCTGCTTGCGGAGGAAGCTTTAATAAATTATTTATTCCTTTTCGTTGCATAGCTTCCGATGTATATAATAAAAAACCATTGATATTGAGAAAAGGAGATTTAGGTGATGCAGTTCGTGCTTCCATGAGTTTTCCATTTGTATTTAAACCTATAGAAATAAATAATGTATTAGCTTACGACGGAGGAATCTATAATAATTTCCCGACAGATGTCATGCGTGAGGATTTTCATCCCGATATAATCATTGGTAGTGTAGTTGCTGCTAATCCCAGTAAACCCAAAGAGAATGATCTTATGAGCCAGATAGAAAATATGGTTATGCAAAAAACGGACTATTCTATTCCTGATTCTTTGGGTATAGTTATGACATTCAAGTATGATGATATAAATTTGTTGGATTTTGATCGTTTGCAAGAATTACACGATATTGGATATAATAGAACTATTAATATGATGGATTCTATAAAAAAACGTATTCATCGACGTGTAAATGCTGATAATGTACGCTTAAGACGTTTAGTGTATCGGAGTAATCTGCCACAATTACGATTTCGGGATATCTATATCGAAGGAGCTAACACACAGCAACAGGCCTATATTAAGAAAGAATTCCATGATGAAGCTCATGAAGTATTTACTTATGAAGATTTGAAACGTGGATATTTTCGTTTATTGGCAGATAATATGATATCTGAAATAATTCCTCATGCTGTATATGATCGGGAAAGTGATTTGTACGAATTGCATTTGAAGGTGAAGATGGAAGATAATTTTTCTGTCCGCTTGGGAGGAAGCGTTTCTACTACCAGCTCGAATCAGATATATTTAGGGTTAGGATATCAAAACCTAAATTATTACTCAAAAGAAATAACTTTTGATGGACAATTGGGCAAAATTTATAATAATGCCCAGTTGATGGCAAGGTTTGATTTGCCTACTCATATTCCTACTTCTTACCGTTTTATTGCCTCTATCAGCACTTTCGATTATTATAAAAAAGATAAGCTATTCTCTAAAAATGATAGTCCGTCTTTTAATTCAAAAGATGAGCGCTTCGTGAAGTTTATGGTCGCTTTGCCTTTTCTGGCCAATAAACGTGCTGAATTTGGTTTAGGATATGGCAAACTGGAAGATAATTATTTTCAGTCTAATATTATAGATTTTGATAAAGACCGTTCTGACAAAAGTTCATATAAGTTGTGGGGAGGTTCCATCGGTTTTTACGGAAGCACTTTGAATACACGCCAATATGCCACAAAAGGATATTTGGAGAAACTAACAGCCCAGATTTTTACCGGAAAAGAGAGATTCATTCCGGGAAATCCATCATCTATAGAGCAAAATGTTATAAAAGAAAGGCAATCCTGGTTGCAAATATCCTACATGAAAGAAGCATACCATTCCATGAATCCTAAATTTACATTGGGTTGGATGGCAGAAGCTTTGTATTCATCAAAGAATTTCTCGGAAAATTATACGGCTACGATGATGCAGGCAGGAGAATTTGCACCGACACCCCATAGTCAGTTAATGTATAATGAAGCTTTCCGTGCTAATCAATATATGGCTGCGGGCATTAAACCTGTCTATATATTGAATGATATGTTTCAATTTCGCTCTGAGTTTTATGGCTTTGTGCCAATTTTTCCGATAGAGAAAAATACATTGAATAAGGCATTTTATGGAAAAGCTTTTTCTCGTTTCGAATATATGGGAGAACTATCAGTGATATGCCATTTGCCTTTTGGGGCCATATCTGCATATGTAAATCATTATAGTTCACCCAAAAAAGAATGGAATGTAGGGCTAACCATCGGTTGGCAATTATTTAACTATCGTTTTGTTGAATAA
- the dapA gene encoding 4-hydroxy-tetrahydrodipicolinate synthase, with amino-acid sequence MIQTKLKGMGVALITPFKEDESVDYEALMRMVDYLLQNNADFLCVLGTTAETPTLTEDEKKKIKKMVIERVNGRIPILLGVGGNNTRAIIETLKYDDFTGVDAILSVVPYYNKPSQEGIYQHYKAIAETTELPIVLYNVPGRTGVNMKAETTLRIARDFKNVIAIKEASGDITQMDDIIKNKPDNFDVISGDDGITFPLITLGAVGIISVIGNAFPREFSRMVRLALQGDYANALTIHHKFAELFKLLFVDGNPAGVKAMLNAMGMIENKLRLPLVPTRITTFEAMRNILNELNIRC; translated from the coding sequence ATGATACAGACAAAATTGAAAGGGATGGGAGTAGCGCTGATTACTCCATTTAAAGAGGATGAAAGCGTCGATTACGAGGCGCTGATGCGCATGGTTGATTATTTGCTTCAGAATAATGCTGACTTTTTGTGCGTATTAGGTACAACGGCAGAAACTCCAACTCTCACAGAAGATGAGAAGAAGAAAATAAAGAAAATGGTTATTGAACGTGTAAACGGGAGAATACCTATATTGCTCGGTGTGGGCGGAAACAATACCCGTGCTATAATAGAGACATTGAAATATGACGATTTCACCGGAGTCGATGCAATACTTTCCGTTGTTCCATATTATAATAAGCCATCACAAGAAGGTATATATCAACATTATAAAGCTATTGCCGAAACAACAGAGCTACCTATTGTATTATATAATGTACCCGGCCGTACCGGTGTCAATATGAAAGCTGAAACAACTCTGCGTATTGCACGAGATTTCAAAAATGTTATAGCCATTAAAGAGGCTTCCGGAGATATTACTCAAATGGATGACATCATAAAGAATAAACCTGATAATTTTGACGTTATTTCCGGCGACGATGGCATTACCTTTCCCTTGATTACTTTGGGGGCTGTTGGAATCATTTCGGTCATTGGAAATGCATTTCCACGGGAATTTAGCCGTATGGTGCGTTTGGCATTGCAAGGAGATTATGCTAATGCGCTGACCATCCATCACAAATTCGCAGAATTGTTCAAACTTTTATTTGTTGATGGTAATCCTGCCGGTGTAAAGGCCATGTTAAATGCCATGGGAATGATCGAAAATAAACTTCGGCTTCCATTAGTACCAACCAGAATCACAACTTTTGAGGCAATGAGGAACATATTGAATGAGCTTAATATCAGGTGCTAA
- the ligA gene encoding NAD-dependent DNA ligase LigA: MTAKEKIDQLRADLHRHNYNYYVLNAPEISDKEFDSMMRDLQNLEKEYPEYQDNSSPTMRVGSDLNKNFTQVMHKYPMLSLGNTYSENEVTDFYDRVKQSLNEDFEICCELKYDGTSISLTYENGKLVRAVTRGDGEKGDDVTDNVKTIRTIPLLLHGNYPKLFEIRGEILMPWKSFEALNNEREAREETLFANPRNAASGTLKLQNSAVVASRKLDAYLYYLLGEELPCNGHYENLQMAASWGFKISEHMKKVHSLEEIFEYISFWDTERKNLSVATDGIVLKVNSLKQQKNLGFTAKSPRWAIAYKFQAERALTRLNKVTYQVGRTGTITPVANLDPVQLSGTVVKRASLHNADIIEGLDLHIGDMVYVEKGGEIIPKITGVNKEARGMLLGEKVKFITHCPECGSRLIRYEGEAAHYCPNETACPPQIKGKIEHFICRKAMDIDGLGPETVDTFYRLGLIKDAADLYNLKADDIKGLDRMGEKSAENIINGITASKEVPFERVLFALGIRFVGETVAKRIAKSFIDIEELANANLEVLINIDEIGEKIAKSIVTYFCNPSNRKLVERLKDAGLQLFQKEEDLNEYTDRLAGQSIVISGVFTHHSRDEYKILIEKNGGKNTGSISAKTNFILAGENMGPAKLEKARKLGIKIMNEDEFLALIS; the protein is encoded by the coding sequence ATGACTGCTAAAGAAAAGATAGACCAACTTCGTGCCGATCTGCATCGGCATAACTACAATTATTATGTATTAAATGCTCCTGAAATATCTGACAAGGAATTTGATAGTATGATGCGTGATCTCCAAAACTTGGAAAAGGAGTACCCTGAATATCAGGATAACAGTTCTCCGACAATGCGTGTAGGAAGTGATTTGAATAAAAACTTTACGCAAGTAATGCACAAATATCCGATGCTTTCATTAGGAAATACTTATTCTGAAAATGAAGTGACAGATTTCTATGACCGAGTTAAACAGTCTCTAAACGAGGATTTTGAAATTTGTTGCGAACTGAAATATGATGGAACCTCAATCTCTTTAACTTATGAAAATGGCAAATTGGTACGTGCCGTCACTCGAGGAGATGGTGAGAAAGGTGATGACGTTACAGACAATGTAAAAACCATCCGTACCATACCACTTTTACTTCATGGAAATTATCCTAAATTATTTGAGATTAGAGGAGAAATATTAATGCCTTGGAAGTCATTTGAAGCTCTGAACAATGAAAGGGAAGCAAGAGAAGAGACTTTGTTTGCCAATCCTCGTAATGCGGCGTCAGGTACATTGAAGTTACAAAATTCGGCTGTTGTTGCATCTCGCAAATTAGATGCTTATTTATATTACTTATTAGGAGAAGAATTGCCTTGTAATGGACATTATGAGAATTTACAAATGGCAGCCAGTTGGGGATTCAAAATATCGGAGCATATGAAAAAAGTGCATAGCCTGGAGGAAATATTCGAATATATCAGCTTTTGGGATACCGAACGTAAAAACCTATCAGTAGCAACAGATGGCATTGTTTTAAAAGTAAACAGCTTGAAACAACAGAAAAATCTTGGTTTTACTGCAAAATCTCCTCGTTGGGCCATTGCATATAAATTTCAGGCTGAACGTGCATTGACTCGTCTGAACAAAGTAACCTATCAAGTGGGGCGTACTGGTACAATCACTCCTGTTGCCAATCTGGATCCAGTACAACTATCAGGAACAGTGGTAAAAAGAGCCTCTTTACACAATGCAGACATCATCGAAGGCTTGGATCTTCACATCGGAGATATGGTTTATGTGGAAAAAGGAGGAGAAATTATACCTAAAATCACTGGCGTAAATAAAGAGGCACGAGGCATGCTACTTGGAGAAAAAGTGAAATTTATTACTCATTGCCCTGAATGTGGCAGCAGATTAATACGCTATGAGGGTGAAGCAGCGCATTATTGTCCTAATGAGACAGCTTGCCCTCCACAAATAAAAGGCAAAATAGAGCATTTCATCTGCCGTAAAGCAATGGATATAGACGGACTGGGGCCAGAGACTGTAGATACTTTCTATCGGTTAGGTTTGATAAAGGATGCTGCAGACTTATATAATCTCAAAGCAGATGATATTAAAGGCTTGGATCGCATGGGAGAGAAGTCTGCGGAAAATATTATAAATGGGATTACAGCGAGTAAAGAGGTTCCTTTTGAACGAGTATTGTTTGCATTGGGCATTCGCTTTGTAGGAGAAACCGTAGCCAAGAGAATAGCTAAATCATTCATAGATATAGAAGAACTTGCCAATGCCAATCTTGAGGTTCTAATAAATATTGATGAAATTGGTGAAAAAATAGCGAAAAGCATTGTAACTTATTTCTGCAATCCATCGAACCGTAAACTGGTGGAACGACTGAAAGATGCCGGATTACAACTCTTTCAAAAAGAAGAAGATTTAAATGAATATACCGATAGGTTAGCAGGTCAGTCCATCGTTATCAGTGGTGTATTTACACATCACTCTCGTGATGAATACAAAATTCTTATTGAAAAGAATGGGGGTAAAAATACAGGCAGTATTTCTGCCAAAACCAATTTTATATTAGCTGGTGAAAATATGGGACCTGCCAAATTAGAAAAAGCACGGAAATTGGGAATAAAGATCATGAATGAAGATGAGTTTTTAGCGTTGATTTCCTAA
- the trmD gene encoding tRNA (guanosine(37)-N1)-methyltransferase TrmD, with the protein MRIDIITVLPEMIEGFFSYSILKRAKNKGLAEIYIHNLRDYTEDKYRRVDDYPFGGFAGMVMKIEPIERCINTLKAERDYDEVIFTTPDGEQFNQPMANTLSLAQNLIILCGHFKGIDYRIREHFITKEVSIGDYVLTGGELAAAVMADAIVRIIPGVISDEQSALSDSFQDNLLAAPVYTRPADYKGWKVPDILLSGHEAKIKEWELQQSLERTRKLRPDLLEE; encoded by the coding sequence ATGCGTATTGACATTATTACAGTCTTACCGGAAATGATTGAAGGTTTCTTTAGTTATTCTATTTTGAAACGTGCTAAAAATAAAGGCCTTGCAGAGATATACATCCATAATCTTCGTGATTATACAGAAGATAAGTACCGTCGTGTAGATGATTATCCATTTGGTGGATTTGCCGGAATGGTTATGAAAATAGAGCCAATTGAGCGTTGCATTAATACCTTGAAAGCAGAACGAGATTATGATGAGGTGATTTTCACTACCCCGGATGGTGAACAATTCAATCAACCGATGGCTAATACACTGTCTCTTGCGCAGAATCTGATTATTCTCTGTGGACATTTTAAGGGGATTGATTATCGTATTCGGGAACATTTTATAACAAAGGAAGTCAGTATTGGCGATTATGTGCTTACTGGTGGAGAATTGGCTGCGGCTGTTATGGCGGATGCTATTGTGCGCATTATACCGGGAGTTATATCAGATGAACAATCTGCTCTTTCCGATTCTTTCCAGGATAATTTATTGGCGGCGCCGGTTTATACTCGGCCGGCAGATTACAAGGGATGGAAAGTTCCTGATATTTTACTATCCGGACATGAGGCTAAGATAAAGGAATGGGAGCTTCAGCAGTCATTGGAAAGAACCCGTAAGTTGCGTCCGGATTTATTGGAAGAGTAA
- a CDS encoding dihydroorotate dehydrogenase, protein MADLSVKISELQMKNPVMTASGTFGYGEEFADFIDISRIGGIIVKGTTLHKREGNSYPRMAETPSGMLNAVGLQNKGVHYFVEHIYPRIKDIQTNMIVNVSGSAIEDYVKTAAIINELDKIPAIELNISCPNVKQGGMAFGVTAKGAEEVVKAVRSVYKKTLIVKLSPNVTDITEIARAAENGGADSVSLINTLLGMAIDAESRRPILSTVTGGMSGAAVKPIALRMVWQVAKAVKIPVIGLGGIMGWKDAVEFMLAGASAIQIGTANFIDPTVTVKVAEGINDYLDRHGYKSVTDIIGALEL, encoded by the coding sequence ATGGCAGATTTAAGTGTAAAGATTAGTGAATTACAAATGAAAAATCCGGTCATGACGGCATCCGGAACATTTGGATATGGTGAAGAGTTTGCCGATTTCATAGATATATCGCGAATAGGTGGTATAATTGTAAAGGGAACTACCCTTCACAAACGTGAAGGTAACTCGTATCCGCGTATGGCGGAGACTCCTTCTGGCATGTTAAATGCTGTGGGACTGCAAAATAAAGGTGTACATTACTTTGTTGAACATATCTATCCCCGCATCAAAGACATCCAAACCAATATGATTGTAAATGTATCGGGATCTGCCATTGAAGATTATGTAAAAACTGCTGCAATCATTAATGAACTTGACAAAATTCCTGCCATAGAGCTGAACATATCCTGCCCCAACGTAAAGCAAGGCGGAATGGCATTTGGTGTCACAGCCAAAGGGGCCGAGGAAGTGGTTAAAGCTGTGCGCTCAGTTTACAAAAAGACACTTATCGTAAAGCTCTCGCCTAACGTGACCGACATTACCGAAATAGCCAGAGCAGCAGAAAATGGAGGCGCAGATAGCGTATCTCTCATCAACACTCTGCTTGGGATGGCTATAGATGCAGAAAGCAGACGCCCGATTCTTTCTACCGTTACAGGAGGAATGTCAGGTGCAGCCGTGAAACCCATTGCATTGCGCATGGTATGGCAAGTGGCTAAAGCGGTAAAAATACCCGTCATTGGTTTAGGAGGTATCATGGGCTGGAAAGATGCAGTAGAATTCATGCTTGCCGGAGCCTCGGCCATCCAAATAGGTACTGCAAACTTCATTGATCCGACAGTTACCGTAAAGGTGGCAGAAGGTATCAATGACTATCTTGACAGACATGGGTACAAGTCTGTTACAGACATAATCGGTGCACTGGAGTTATAA
- a CDS encoding dihydroorotate dehydrogenase electron transfer subunit, whose amino-acid sequence MKKYILDLTVVENIRLHTNYVLLKLTSPSPLPEMLPGQFAELRVDGSPTTFLRRPISINYIDRQRNEVWFLIQLVGDGTRRLGEANKGDIINVVLPLGNCFTMPENPSDKLLLVGGGVGTAPMLYLGEQLAKRGSKPTFLLGARSDKDLLQLEQFAAYGEVYTTTEDGSHGEKGYVTQHSILKKVNFEQIYTCGPKPMMMAVAKYAKSKGINCEVSLENMMACGIGACLCCVENTTEGHLCVCKEGPVFNINKLLWQI is encoded by the coding sequence ATGAAAAAATACATTTTAGATCTGACAGTGGTTGAGAATATCCGCCTGCATACAAATTATGTATTGCTGAAATTGACTTCTCCGTCTCCACTTCCGGAAATGTTACCGGGACAATTTGCAGAGCTCCGCGTGGATGGTTCTCCAACTACTTTCCTGCGCCGCCCTATTTCTATTAACTACATTGATAGACAGCGGAATGAGGTATGGTTCCTCATCCAACTCGTAGGTGACGGAACAAGGCGCTTAGGAGAAGCAAATAAAGGTGACATTATTAATGTAGTACTTCCGTTGGGAAACTGCTTTACAATGCCCGAAAATCCCTCAGACAAGCTCTTATTGGTAGGCGGAGGTGTAGGCACTGCCCCAATGCTGTATTTAGGTGAACAATTGGCGAAAAGAGGCAGCAAACCTACTTTTCTGCTCGGAGCAAGAAGTGACAAGGATTTACTGCAGTTGGAACAATTTGCAGCCTATGGCGAGGTATATACTACAACAGAAGATGGCAGCCATGGAGAAAAAGGCTATGTAACCCAGCACTCCATATTAAAGAAGGTAAACTTCGAACAGATATACACATGCGGTCCGAAACCCATGATGATGGCTGTTGCCAAATATGCCAAAAGTAAAGGGATTAATTGCGAAGTATCTTTGGAAAACATGATGGCATGCGGTATCGGTGCATGTTTATGCTGTGTGGAAAATACTACAGAAGGTCATTTATGTGTATGTAAGGAAGGTCCGGTTTTTAATATAAACAAACTATTATGGCAGATTTAA
- a CDS encoding helix-turn-helix domain-containing protein, with protein sequence MSIKNRFKMVMDREKLTAGAFAESIGVAQATISHILGPRNKYPSTEVILRLHQRYNDINLEWLLTGKGNMSNNSDSTENGGFDYPLFAENPENMSEGTGEIENRKEIALETPQKQPKEIVKQEIIYKERPPRKITEIRIFFDDNTYETFKPEN encoded by the coding sequence ATGAGTATAAAAAACAGATTCAAAATGGTTATGGATCGAGAGAAATTGACCGCCGGTGCTTTTGCCGAAAGCATTGGAGTAGCCCAAGCTACGATCTCCCATATATTAGGTCCTCGCAACAAATATCCAAGCACTGAAGTAATCCTCCGATTACATCAACGATACAATGACATAAACCTTGAATGGCTACTTACCGGAAAAGGCAATATGAGTAACAATTCAGATTCAACCGAAAATGGCGGATTTGACTACCCTCTATTCGCTGAGAATCCTGAAAATATGTCCGAAGGGACGGGAGAAATTGAAAATCGCAAGGAAATTGCATTAGAAACGCCCCAAAAACAGCCTAAAGAAATTGTAAAACAAGAGATTATCTACAAAGAAAGACCTCCCAGAAAAATAACTGAAATAAGAATTTTCTTTGATGATAACACCTACGAGACTTTCAAACCCGAAAATTGA